AGGCACGTGCCAGCTCATGCCAACGCCTCCCGCAACTGCTTGCGGGCCCGCATCGCCCGCGTCTTGACCGTCCCCGGCGGAATCCCCAGCAGCACGGCGGCCTCCCGGGTCGTCAGGCCGTCGATGACGGTCGCCTGCAGCACCGCCCGCAGCTCCGGCGACAGTCGGACCAGCGCGCCGGCGAGGTCCCCGTGCTCCACCCCCGCGAGCACGCGCTCCTCCGCCGACACCTCGTCCCGGTGCCGCAGCCGCGCCAGCGCCTGCCGCAGCCGCCCGCGCGCCCCGTCACCGCGCAGCGCGTCCACCAGCCGCCGCGACCCGATGCGCCACAGCCACCCGGCCACATCGCCCTCCTCCCGGTAGCGGGCCTTGCCCCGCCACACCG
The genomic region above belongs to Streptomyces coeruleorubidus and contains:
- a CDS encoding RNA polymerase sigma factor; protein product: MSETRSDGELLRAVAADADRRAFEELYRRYAPWLRARLRGRCADVGVVDDVVQETFLAVWRGKARYREEGDVAGWLWRIGSRRLVDALRGDGARGRLRQALARLRHRDEVSAEERVLAGVEHGDLAGALVRLSPELRAVLQATVIDGLTTREAAVLLGIPPGTVKTRAMRARKQLREALA